One Campylobacter concisus DNA segment encodes these proteins:
- a CDS encoding cytochrome C: MKKIILSAIVACAAFGAGMNYTDVVKDVYADANSAKSIGRLLPTNAVEILQTSGDRVQIKVKGYQNPAVSNVVYFADGARIISVAFAKTAPFDIKVIKEGKNGKWNEVETTVFVQKDGFSTDVNAMFAKADKMYKESCGVCHALPQTTHFNANQWPSLLKSMIGRTAIEKKDEWLVIEYLQKHSSDVNLGK; this comes from the coding sequence ATGAAAAAAATTATTCTATCAGCCATCGTGGCTTGTGCTGCATTTGGTGCGGGTATGAACTACACAGATGTCGTAAAGGACGTATATGCTGACGCAAACTCAGCTAAGAGCATAGGCAGGCTGCTACCAACCAACGCAGTTGAAATTTTGCAAACTAGCGGCGACAGAGTGCAGATCAAAGTAAAAGGCTATCAAAACCCAGCCGTTAGCAACGTAGTTTATTTTGCTGATGGAGCGAGGATCATCTCAGTAGCATTTGCTAAAACTGCACCTTTTGATATCAAAGTGATAAAAGAGGGCAAAAACGGCAAATGGAACGAGGTAGAAACGACTGTTTTTGTTCAAAAAGATGGCTTTAGCACTGATGTAAATGCGATGTTTGCAAAAGCTGATAAGATGTATAAAGAGAGCTGTGGCGTTTGCCATGCGTTGCCTCAAACTACGCACTTTAACGCAAATCAATGGCCATCACTTCTAAAATCAATGATCGGCAGAACCGCAATAGAGAAAAAAGACGAGTGGCTAGTTATCGAATACCTACAAAAACACTCATCTGATGTGAATTTAGGCAAATAA
- a CDS encoding EamA family transporter, with amino-acid sequence MPEWFIYAALSAVFAALTAIFAKLGVKDIDSDFATFIRTIVVILMLVLLLSVAKKWQPLSSLSPKNWLFLILSGMATGLSWLMYFKAMQAGKVYQVALVDKFSVVLAVILAVIFLGERLNLKEILAVCLIVSGVFLLIFK; translated from the coding sequence ATGCCAGAGTGGTTTATTTACGCAGCTCTTTCGGCTGTTTTTGCTGCGCTTACAGCGATCTTTGCAAAGCTTGGTGTAAAGGACATAGACAGCGATTTTGCGACATTTATAAGAACGATCGTTGTCATTTTGATGCTTGTTTTGCTTTTAAGCGTGGCTAAAAAATGGCAACCGCTAAGCTCGCTAAGTCCCAAAAACTGGCTCTTTCTCATACTAAGTGGCATGGCAACTGGGCTTTCGTGGCTTATGTATTTTAAAGCGATGCAAGCGGGCAAGGTCTATCAAGTAGCACTGGTTGATAAATTTAGCGTTGTGCTAGCTGTCATTTTGGCTGTTATATTTCTTGGTGAGAGGCTAAATTTAAAAGAAATTTTAGCCGTCTGTCTTATCGTATCTGGCGTATTTCTACTCATTTTTAAATAA
- a CDS encoding Dyp-type peroxidase — translation MSVNSQEVTQTPGNNTVFQTWVLKGDKKACKEGFAKLCALVVNLNKTAKVRFGANENVNCVLGVGHDAWKKLEISKELPKELVNFKAIKGDKHEAVSTKGDIHIHIRALNAADCFDMAQNIKEVLFKFAELTDETQGFKYHDGRAIIGFVDGTENPDGEDRDHFAKVGKEDAKFKGGSYVFVQKYFHKMQEWNATSVSEQEKVIGRSKEYDIEMDESVKPTNSHSAAANVGDDKKVVRGNMPFTEGSKTGTYFIAYASTFSTVELMLKKMFIGEPKGNSDRLLDFSTPVTGTLFFAPTIDMLGDYEG, via the coding sequence ATGAGTGTAAATTCACAAGAGGTCACACAAACACCTGGTAACAACACAGTCTTTCAAACATGGGTCTTAAAAGGCGACAAAAAGGCATGTAAAGAGGGCTTTGCTAAGCTTTGTGCTTTGGTTGTAAATTTAAATAAAACTGCCAAAGTTAGATTTGGCGCAAATGAAAATGTAAATTGCGTCCTTGGCGTGGGTCATGATGCTTGGAAAAAGCTTGAAATTTCAAAAGAATTGCCAAAAGAGCTTGTAAATTTTAAAGCGATCAAGGGCGATAAACACGAAGCTGTTAGCACAAAGGGCGATATACACATCCATATCCGCGCTCTAAATGCGGCTGACTGCTTTGACATGGCGCAAAATATCAAAGAAGTTTTGTTTAAATTTGCAGAGCTTACAGATGAGACTCAAGGCTTTAAGTACCACGACGGCAGAGCGATAATTGGCTTTGTCGATGGCACTGAAAATCCTGACGGCGAAGATAGAGACCACTTTGCAAAAGTTGGCAAAGAGGATGCTAAATTTAAAGGTGGTAGCTACGTTTTCGTGCAAAAATACTTCCATAAAATGCAAGAGTGGAACGCCACAAGCGTGAGCGAGCAAGAAAAAGTTATAGGCCGCTCAAAAGAGTATGACATCGAGATGGACGAGAGCGTAAAACCTACAAATTCACACTCAGCTGCAGCAAATGTAGGCGACGATAAAAAGGTCGTGCGTGGCAATATGCCATTTACTGAAGGTAGCAAAACAGGCACTTACTTCATCGCTTATGCGAGCACATTTTCAACGGTTGAGCTTATGCTTAAAAAGATGTTTATCGGCGAGCCAAAAGGCAACTCAGATAGGCTGCTTGACTTTAGTACGCCAGTAACTGGTACACTATTTTTTGCGCCGACAATTGATATGCTTGGCGATTACGAGGGATAA
- a CDS encoding DUF4230 domain-containing protein, with the protein MSEYANLILAILLAILAFAFYRSNKALKKAKDDSENVSVSTEISQLKSIGELSVFQVYSKEIVTKTDHAFGNFGKEYLRWLVSEKKLSMIFEFEINFIYDLTSPKLEIMQIANSSYKIKMPPCKYKFSIADMKFYDEKNGKFIPFLLPDSLNGFFGSTFTEEDKNRLIEEARNEVKKMSVRLISQLQSKIHKSARDTLEAIAKSFGANKVEFVFDDSDEQINEQLNLENIA; encoded by the coding sequence ATGAGCGAATACGCAAATTTGATATTAGCTATCTTGCTAGCTATTTTGGCATTTGCATTTTATAGGTCAAACAAGGCGCTAAAAAAGGCAAAAGACGATAGCGAAAATGTCTCAGTCAGCACTGAAATTTCGCAGCTTAAAAGCATCGGCGAATTATCTGTTTTTCAAGTTTATAGCAAAGAGATCGTTACAAAGACAGATCATGCGTTTGGAAATTTTGGTAAAGAGTATCTAAGGTGGCTAGTGAGTGAAAAGAAGCTTTCGATGATATTTGAGTTTGAGATAAATTTCATCTACGATCTAACCAGCCCAAAACTTGAGATCATGCAGATCGCAAACTCTAGCTACAAGATAAAAATGCCCCCATGTAAGTATAAATTTTCAATCGCCGATATGAAATTTTATGATGAGAAAAACGGAAAATTTATACCATTTTTGCTGCCTGACTCGCTAAATGGCTTTTTTGGTAGCACATTTACTGAAGAAGATAAAAATAGACTAATCGAAGAGGCAAGAAACGAAGTGAAAAAGATGAGCGTTCGCCTTATCTCGCAGCTTCAAAGCAAAATCCACAAATCAGCTCGTGACACGCTTGAGGCGATAGCTAAGAGCTTTGGCGCAAATAAGGTCGAGTTCGTCTTTGACGATAGTGACGAGCAGATAAATGAGCAACTAAATTTAGAAAATATCGCATAA
- a CDS encoding MBL fold metallo-hydrolase, with translation MKKSLLSLALFCTLAFCADDEVVGKQNDQVWIGAMGGCKLYVFSLKTTDAPVDKLIAKDEAQKELVANTKNLPNKHNVMFAKCEDYTALIDSGYEDSLEVLKYDLQTFGNIKPEDLTYVIITHAHPDHIGGLIDGGKKTFKNAKLFIDEKEWDYWMKGKDERTKKILSLYKDDKSFFDHKKPLFNGALKIMAIPAYGHTPGHNLISFETDNDKIIFIADLLHVLAVQEVEPSISITYDVDPAQAAKTREKVLDGLEDETTKIVGAHMPYNSPITLPE, from the coding sequence ATGAAAAAGAGTTTATTAAGTCTTGCGTTGTTTTGCACTTTGGCTTTTTGTGCCGATGATGAGGTGGTTGGCAAACAAAATGATCAAGTATGGATAGGAGCTATGGGCGGATGCAAGCTTTATGTATTTTCACTAAAGACGACTGACGCGCCAGTAGATAAGCTAATAGCCAAAGATGAGGCGCAAAAAGAGCTTGTGGCAAATACTAAAAATTTACCAAACAAACACAACGTAATGTTTGCAAAGTGCGAGGACTACACAGCGCTCATAGATAGCGGTTATGAAGATAGCTTGGAGGTTTTAAAGTATGATCTGCAAACTTTTGGCAATATAAAACCAGAGGATCTAACCTACGTCATCATCACGCACGCTCATCCTGATCACATAGGCGGGCTCATAGATGGTGGCAAAAAGACATTTAAAAATGCCAAGCTTTTTATAGATGAAAAGGAGTGGGACTACTGGATGAAGGGTAAAGATGAGAGGACAAAGAAAATTTTATCGCTTTATAAGGATGATAAGAGCTTTTTTGACCATAAAAAGCCGCTATTTAACGGGGCACTAAAGATCATGGCTATCCCAGCCTATGGCCACACTCCAGGGCACAACTTGATAAGCTTTGAGACAGATAACGATAAGATCATCTTTATAGCCGACCTTCTTCACGTCCTAGCAGTGCAAGAGGTCGAGCCAAGCATATCTATAACTTATGATGTAGATCCAGCGCAAGCTGCTAAAACAAGAGAAAAGGTGCTTGATGGCTTGGAGGATGAGACTACAAAGATAGTGGGAGCTCACATGCCTTATAATAGCCCCATCACCTTGCCAGAGTGA
- a CDS encoding S8 family peptidase: MKRSVSSKKCILLSVACCTLLLANQLSASEQNRGKFGDIKSWQSDEYKADWGLVSMNAAVAYALGATGKGVTLGVMDSGVLLSHPEFSDGRVSALKVSGSYYKDGQRYPDTAYGNSPLVGKGSGDKNKKDFGDFKKGEEFSIDGDWIAGVNDSHGTHVAGSIAASRDGVGMHGVAFDSRLIMGNTGGTDGMTYGPNQDYNFFLKSYEGLAKSGARAINNSWGSNRKFYKAYEGATGYDGGNNLDIKDLDAAYKSYYPFVVNGKNFLDAAYEVATRYGVIQIFTAGNRDGMKESYTRAMLPYFRPDAEKYWLNVTGQLEGDTQRYNTPGHSKWWSVAAPAKPIYSTVVDLKTGKADYGTKGGTSMAAPHVTGTLGVIMQRYPYMNNAQIREVLLTTARQVHDDFKEPADTRKISGFSAALGVPDERWGWGVVDLYKAMFGPGQLLGVFDVNLNSDDIYSNNISDVAIKFRKTEDDAEAKIWTERKAELEKIANLTPEQKAELEIGNARERARELRASEGYEGTLIKRGQGTLSLAGDNSYTGKTIIKGGKITALNQSLKSSDVIVENGGALEIVREMSVPKVSRNKFTLQLSLGEVTKKSSNDVVKATIKSGGSYIVSNGASNLDLNFEKSSFINISEPSLEVMQRLYNDSTKSKTFTATGNFKGYDDTLSKEYAFFDLGKNYSDDKLELTLKKSKNTMTSIAANDNQKKVAQLIESTASQPALLPSPFRSRPAVITSDLYRHFIYTTPKEAKQTLKTFANEANLAQHNAFLLESIMLKNAVINHESDPFGIRASDSNGMKFWSNTMFDAMKFNDIKANSMTQLFGFDGSVNDAFVLGGVLGASTEKVKEDGDDAYKTKGKSIGIYGKSEIASTKLDLGVLYTDAKRKTQNGATIASFYSNDHIKSKEKALNAYANLALTSFNTENFSLNPYVGASYLRMKTDSTSQNVGIFKMDVDEKTRNLGIFSLGLNPSVPFSLGSTKMKFEADLAYNRLVGDTKPTIGVNVANAGYLELEGKEVKNLGTASLGIKANVYKNVNLGLSYTGAFAKDVRSNSVNAKFEILF, encoded by the coding sequence ATGAAAAGATCCGTTTCAAGCAAAAAGTGCATCCTTTTAAGCGTTGCTTGCTGCACTCTTTTGCTTGCTAATCAACTAAGTGCCAGTGAGCAAAACAGGGGCAAATTTGGCGATATAAAAAGCTGGCAGAGCGATGAGTACAAAGCTGACTGGGGTTTAGTGAGTATGAACGCAGCCGTTGCGTATGCTCTTGGAGCAACTGGCAAAGGCGTAACGCTTGGCGTGATGGACTCTGGAGTGCTACTTAGCCATCCAGAATTTAGTGATGGCAGAGTAAGTGCGCTAAAAGTCTCTGGTAGCTACTATAAAGATGGTCAAAGATACCCTGACACCGCGTATGGCAACTCGCCATTAGTTGGAAAAGGTAGCGGAGATAAAAATAAAAAAGACTTTGGTGACTTTAAAAAAGGCGAGGAATTTAGCATAGATGGTGACTGGATAGCTGGAGTAAACGACTCTCACGGCACTCACGTAGCTGGCAGCATAGCTGCTTCAAGAGATGGTGTGGGCATGCACGGCGTAGCATTTGACTCAAGGCTTATAATGGGCAATACTGGCGGCACTGACGGTATGACATATGGTCCAAATCAAGACTACAACTTCTTTTTAAAATCCTACGAGGGACTAGCAAAGAGTGGAGCTAGAGCGATAAATAACAGCTGGGGTTCAAACCGCAAATTTTACAAAGCCTATGAAGGTGCTACTGGATATGATGGTGGCAACAACCTAGATATAAAAGATCTTGATGCTGCCTATAAAAGCTACTATCCATTTGTAGTAAATGGCAAAAATTTCTTAGATGCAGCCTATGAGGTCGCTACAAGATATGGCGTCATCCAAATTTTTACTGCTGGCAACAGAGACGGGATGAAAGAGTCATATACAAGAGCGATGCTCCCATACTTTAGACCTGATGCTGAGAAATACTGGCTAAATGTCACTGGTCAGCTAGAGGGCGACACACAGCGCTACAACACACCTGGTCACTCAAAATGGTGGAGCGTGGCAGCACCTGCAAAGCCTATATACTCAACCGTCGTTGATCTAAAAACTGGCAAAGCAGACTACGGCACAAAAGGCGGCACATCAATGGCAGCTCCACACGTCACTGGCACACTTGGTGTCATCATGCAAAGATACCCATATATGAATAACGCTCAGATAAGAGAGGTGCTACTAACTACTGCAAGGCAAGTTCATGATGACTTCAAAGAGCCAGCCGATACTAGAAAAATTTCAGGCTTTAGTGCTGCGCTTGGAGTGCCTGATGAGCGCTGGGGCTGGGGCGTAGTGGATCTATATAAGGCGATGTTTGGACCAGGTCAGCTTCTAGGAGTGTTTGATGTAAATTTAAATAGCGATGATATCTACTCAAATAATATAAGCGATGTGGCTATCAAATTTAGAAAAACAGAAGATGATGCAGAGGCTAAAATTTGGACCGAGCGCAAGGCTGAGCTAGAGAAAATAGCAAATTTAACACCAGAGCAAAAAGCCGAACTTGAGATAGGTAACGCTAGAGAAAGAGCAAGAGAGCTAAGGGCAAGTGAGGGCTACGAAGGTACTCTTATAAAAAGAGGTCAAGGCACACTAAGCCTAGCAGGAGATAACTCTTACACTGGCAAGACCATAATAAAAGGCGGCAAGATCACAGCTCTTAATCAATCTCTAAAATCAAGCGACGTGATAGTAGAAAATGGCGGCGCACTAGAAATTGTAAGAGAAATGAGCGTGCCAAAGGTTAGTAGAAATAAATTTACCTTGCAACTATCTTTAGGAGAAGTGACCAAAAAAAGCTCAAATGACGTAGTAAAAGCCACTATCAAATCAGGCGGTAGCTACATCGTCTCAAACGGCGCTTCAAATTTGGATCTAAACTTTGAAAAAAGCTCATTTATAAACATAAGTGAGCCAAGCTTAGAGGTCATGCAAAGGCTCTATAACGACAGCACAAAATCAAAGACATTTACAGCAACTGGAAATTTCAAAGGCTATGATGATACCCTTTCAAAAGAGTATGCATTTTTTGATCTTGGCAAAAACTATAGTGATGACAAGCTAGAGCTTACTCTTAAAAAATCAAAAAATACAATGACAAGCATCGCAGCTAATGACAACCAAAAGAAAGTTGCACAGCTCATAGAAAGCACAGCAAGCCAGCCAGCGCTACTTCCTTCGCCATTTAGAAGCAGGCCAGCAGTTATCACAAGCGATCTTTATAGACACTTCATCTACACTACACCAAAAGAGGCAAAACAAACTCTAAAAACATTTGCAAATGAGGCAAATTTAGCTCAGCACAATGCATTTTTACTAGAAAGCATCATGCTAAAAAATGCAGTTATCAACCACGAATCTGACCCATTTGGCATAAGAGCAAGCGACTCAAATGGTATGAAATTTTGGTCAAATACCATGTTTGACGCTATGAAATTTAATGACATAAAAGCAAACTCTATGACACAGCTTTTTGGATTTGACGGCAGTGTAAATGACGCATTTGTACTTGGCGGTGTTCTTGGTGCTAGCACAGAAAAAGTAAAAGAAGACGGCGATGATGCCTATAAGACAAAAGGCAAAAGCATCGGTATCTACGGCAAAAGTGAGATCGCTAGCACGAAACTAGACCTTGGCGTCCTATACACAGATGCTAAGCGCAAAACTCAAAATGGTGCAACAATCGCAAGCTTTTACTCAAACGATCATATAAAAAGCAAAGAAAAAGCGCTTAATGCTTATGCAAATTTAGCCCTAACTAGCTTTAATACAGAAAATTTCTCACTAAATCCTTATGTGGGTGCAAGCTATCTACGCATGAAAACTGATAGCACAAGCCAAAATGTAGGAATTTTCAAAATGGATGTTGATGAAAAAACTAGAAATTTAGGCATTTTTAGCCTTGGTCTAAACCCTAGCGTACCTTTTAGTCTAGGTAGCACTAAGATGAAATTTGAAGCTGATCTAGCATACAACAGACTAGTTGGCGACACAAAACCAACTATCGGCGTGAATGTCGCAAATGCTGGATACCTAGAGCTAGAGGGCAAAGAGGTTAAAAACCTTGGCACAGCTAGCCTTGGCATAAAAGCAAATGTCTATAAAAATGTAAATTTAGGCCTTTCTTACACTGGAGCTTTTGCTAAAGATGTAAGATCAAACAGCGTAAATGCTAAATTTGAGATATTGTTTTAG
- the ilvA gene encoding threonine ammonia-lyase: MVSLNKIIQAKITIGHFVNKTPFALSAKLSKILGANVYLKEENLQRTGAYKIRGAYNKIASLSEEERKRGVVAASAGNHAQGVAISAKEFGVHACIVMPESTPLLKVAGTKDLGAEVILKGDNFDEAYEFAVNYAKEKDMTFVHPFNDEYVMAGQGTVGLEMLDEISDLDMVVVPVGGGGLASGVASCIKQVNPKTKVVCVGAKGAPAMFNSYGAKKSINSKSVRTIADGIAVRDASEITLKNIVECVDEFVQVDDEEIATAILFLLETQKIVVEGAGAAGVAALMHDKIKFKKGAKIGVVLSGGNIDVQVLSIIIEKGLIKSHRKMTLQITLVDKPGALMSLTDSLKSANANIVKIDYDRFSTKLDYGDASITITLETKGLEHQEKIKDTLNKNGFSFTQLF, encoded by the coding sequence ATGGTTTCATTAAACAAAATAATCCAAGCAAAGATAACGATCGGTCACTTTGTAAATAAAACTCCGTTTGCGCTAAGTGCAAAACTTAGCAAAATTTTAGGCGCAAATGTCTATCTAAAAGAGGAAAATTTACAACGAACTGGAGCTTACAAGATAAGAGGCGCTTACAATAAAATAGCTAGCCTAAGCGAGGAGGAGCGAAAACGTGGCGTCGTGGCTGCAAGCGCCGGCAATCACGCTCAAGGCGTGGCGATAAGTGCAAAAGAATTTGGCGTGCATGCTTGCATCGTCATGCCAGAATCAACCCCACTTCTAAAGGTGGCTGGCACAAAGGATCTTGGCGCTGAAGTGATCTTAAAAGGTGATAACTTTGATGAGGCGTATGAATTTGCAGTAAATTACGCCAAAGAAAAAGATATGACCTTTGTTCATCCATTTAACGATGAGTATGTCATGGCAGGGCAGGGCACTGTGGGTCTTGAGATGCTTGATGAGATAAGCGACCTTGATATGGTTGTAGTGCCAGTTGGTGGTGGTGGCTTAGCTAGTGGCGTGGCAAGCTGTATAAAACAAGTCAATCCAAAAACCAAAGTCGTTTGCGTCGGCGCAAAGGGCGCTCCAGCGATGTTTAACAGCTACGGCGCTAAAAAGAGCATAAACTCAAAGTCAGTTCGCACAATAGCCGATGGTATCGCTGTGCGTGATGCGAGTGAGATAACGCTTAAAAATATCGTTGAGTGCGTGGATGAGTTTGTGCAGGTCGATGATGAGGAGATCGCAACTGCGATTTTGTTCTTGCTAGAGACGCAAAAGATCGTGGTTGAGGGAGCTGGCGCAGCTGGTGTGGCAGCACTTATGCATGATAAGATCAAATTTAAAAAAGGCGCAAAGATAGGCGTGGTTCTAAGTGGTGGAAATATCGATGTTCAGGTGCTTTCTATCATCATCGAAAAGGGTCTTATCAAGTCTCACCGCAAGATGACCTTGCAAATCACGCTTGTGGATAAGCCAGGAGCGCTCATGAGCCTAACTGATAGCCTAAAATCAGCAAATGCAAACATAGTTAAGATCGACTACGACCGCTTCTCTACTAAGCTTGACTACGGCGATGCAAGCATCACTATCACGCTTGAGACAAAAGGGCTTGAGCATCAAGAAAAGATCAAAGATACGCTTAATAAAAACGGCTTTTCTTTCACTCAACTCTTTTAA
- the trmA gene encoding tRNA (uridine(54)-C5)-methyltransferase TrmA codes for MDCKYLKECGSCTLFTPYSEQISFKTDLIKQNFSQFYEGKFDLFSSSPKHYRTRAEFGIWHEGSKLSYTMHASQKGKKVFIDECPKVCEQIGTLMPRLLESLQDDEILRTKLFGVEFIACKSGTLVTLLYHKKLDSEFEAVMKILASKLDVMILARSRGQKLLSGELNLVDELNVDGQIYKFSLSENAFIQPNKAVNEKMIAWAKECVQGGADLLELYCGHGNFTIPLSFKFKNVLATEISKSSIANALKNCELNGAENIKFLRMDADELMSAFAGVREFNRLKDISLNDFNFSHVLVDPPRAGLSESVINFIRNFKNIIYISCNPDTLKENLNELTKSHKVIKFALFDQFVNTHHIECGVLLEAKDKF; via the coding sequence TTGGACTGTAAATACCTAAAAGAGTGCGGATCATGCACTCTTTTTACCCCTTATAGTGAGCAAATTTCATTTAAAACCGATCTTATCAAGCAAAATTTCTCCCAGTTTTATGAAGGTAAATTTGATCTTTTTAGCTCAAGCCCAAAGCACTACCGCACGAGGGCTGAGTTTGGCATCTGGCACGAGGGTAGCAAGCTTAGCTATACGATGCACGCAAGCCAAAAGGGCAAAAAGGTCTTCATAGATGAGTGCCCAAAGGTTTGCGAGCAAATTGGGACTCTCATGCCAAGGCTACTTGAGAGCTTGCAAGATGATGAAATTTTACGCACAAAGCTCTTTGGAGTGGAGTTTATCGCCTGTAAAAGCGGCACCTTAGTCACGCTTCTTTATCACAAAAAGCTTGATAGTGAGTTTGAAGCGGTGATGAAAATTCTAGCTAGTAAGCTTGATGTGATGATCCTAGCTAGGTCACGTGGTCAAAAGCTTCTTAGTGGTGAGCTAAATTTAGTTGATGAGCTAAATGTTGATGGGCAAATTTATAAATTTAGCCTAAGTGAAAATGCCTTTATCCAGCCAAATAAAGCGGTAAATGAGAAGATGATAGCTTGGGCAAAAGAGTGCGTGCAAGGTGGCGCTGACCTACTGGAGCTCTACTGCGGACATGGGAATTTTACCATCCCGCTTTCGTTTAAATTTAAAAACGTTCTCGCTACTGAAATTTCAAAAAGCTCGATCGCAAATGCCCTTAAAAACTGCGAGCTAAATGGGGCAGAAAATATCAAATTTTTGCGAATGGACGCTGATGAGCTGATGAGCGCATTTGCTGGCGTTAGGGAGTTTAATAGGCTAAAAGATATAAGCTTAAACGACTTTAACTTCTCTCACGTCCTTGTCGATCCACCTCGCGCAGGACTAAGTGAAAGCGTCATAAATTTCATTAGAAATTTCAAAAACATCATCTATATATCGTGCAACCCAGATACGTTAAAAGAAAATCTAAATGAGCTTACTAAAAGCCATAAAGTGATAAAATTTGCGCTCTTTGATCAGTTTGTCAACACTCATCACATCGAGTGTGGCGTGCTACTAGAGGCAAAAGATAAATTTTAA
- a CDS encoding Na+/H+ antiporter NhaC family protein: MRQILLLLFFSAVLFGVDPEVAKRNAQIYGVFTLIPPVVAIALAFITKDVILSLFIGVFSGTFLINIVNENVFMGIIKGFTGIVSRVVESMADSTDAGILLQVLCIGGVVALITKMGGTKAVALWLSKKAKTGVSAQISTWLMGIFVFFDDYANALIVGPIMRPISDKFKISREKLAFIIDATAAPIAGIAIISTWVGLEVSLIEKGYELIGETGINAYSIFIETIPYRFYNLFILFFIVCTALMQREYGPMLAAERRARKGELHSGKTQIQDLEDKTLEPKEGVKLSASNAIVPLLVLVIGAFTSFYFSGLAALEGDTLKNALANPLSFSTFKDTFGAADSATSLFQAALLASIVAITMGVWRKIFDVKEAISTWVKGWKTMIITVVILLLAWSLSAVIKELGTSRYLVDLLSDSTPKFILPVAVFILGSFISFSTGTSYGTMGILMPLAIPLAYAVGKNYGLDGDAMHAYMIVNISSVLTGAIFGDHCSPISDTTILSSMGAGCSHIDHVSTQMIYALSVCAVCVLVGYLPVALGLSVWIALPCGFLAIWALVRFAGKKVEEKAA, from the coding sequence GTGAGACAAATTTTATTGTTACTATTTTTTAGTGCCGTACTTTTTGGAGTTGATCCGGAAGTCGCCAAAAGAAACGCACAAATTTACGGCGTTTTCACGCTTATACCGCCAGTTGTGGCCATAGCGCTTGCTTTTATCACAAAAGATGTTATATTGTCGCTATTTATCGGTGTTTTTAGCGGAACTTTTCTTATAAATATCGTTAATGAAAATGTCTTTATGGGCATCATTAAAGGCTTTACAGGCATCGTTTCAAGAGTGGTTGAGTCGATGGCTGATAGCACCGATGCTGGCATCTTGCTTCAAGTGCTTTGTATAGGCGGCGTGGTCGCACTTATCACAAAGATGGGCGGCACAAAGGCGGTTGCTCTTTGGCTTAGCAAAAAGGCAAAAACTGGCGTCTCAGCTCAAATTTCAACTTGGCTTATGGGTATTTTTGTATTTTTCGATGACTACGCAAACGCCCTAATCGTTGGCCCTATCATGAGGCCAATAAGCGATAAATTTAAAATAAGCCGCGAAAAGCTAGCCTTCATCATCGACGCTACGGCTGCACCGATCGCTGGTATCGCTATCATCTCTACATGGGTCGGACTTGAGGTTTCGCTCATCGAAAAGGGCTACGAGCTTATCGGCGAGACAGGCATAAACGCTTATTCTATATTTATCGAGACCATTCCATATAGATTTTACAACCTCTTTATCTTGTTTTTCATCGTCTGCACAGCCTTGATGCAACGTGAGTATGGTCCTATGCTAGCAGCTGAAAGACGCGCTAGAAAGGGCGAGCTTCACTCAGGTAAAACTCAAATTCAAGACCTTGAAGATAAAACTCTTGAGCCAAAAGAGGGCGTAAAACTAAGCGCTTCAAATGCGATAGTGCCGCTTCTTGTGCTAGTTATCGGCGCATTTACTAGCTTTTATTTTAGCGGTCTTGCTGCACTTGAGGGCGATACTCTTAAAAATGCCCTTGCAAATCCACTTTCATTTTCAACATTTAAAGATACTTTTGGCGCAGCTGACTCTGCTACATCGCTATTTCAAGCAGCATTGCTCGCTAGTATAGTAGCTATCACGATGGGCGTTTGGCGCAAAATTTTTGATGTAAAAGAGGCTATTAGCACGTGGGTAAAGGGCTGGAAAACTATGATCATCACGGTCGTCATCTTGCTTCTTGCTTGGAGCCTTAGCGCGGTTATCAAAGAGCTTGGCACTTCAAGATATTTGGTTGATTTGCTAAGTGATTCAACGCCTAAATTTATCTTGCCAGTGGCTGTTTTCATCCTTGGCTCATTTATCAGTTTCTCAACTGGCACCAGCTACGGCACGATGGGCATTTTGATGCCTCTTGCTATCCCGCTAGCTTATGCAGTGGGCAAAAACTACGGCTTAGATGGCGATGCGATGCACGCTTATATGATCGTAAATATCTCAAGCGTTCTAACTGGCGCTATCTTTGGTGATCACTGCTCGCCGATCTCTGATACTACGATACTTTCATCAATGGGCGCAGGATGTAGCCACATCGATCACGTCTCAACACAGATGATCTACGCACTTAGCGTTTGTGCGGTTTGTGTGCTTGTTGGCTACTTGCCTGTCGCACTTGGTCTAAGCGTTTGGATCGCACTTCCTTGCGGATTTTTAGCGATCTGGGCTTTGGTTAGATTTGCCGGTAAAAAAGTCGAAGAGAAAGCGGCATAA